GAGTTCTGTAAGGTCCTTCTTCATGGTATTACCTCCCTGTCAGATGTTGTGACCGAATGGTAACACCCCGAAAAAGTCAAATGGTCGCCTATCAGGCGACAAATTTCCCGCGTAAAAAAGGTCAGGCTCCTATAAGGTTTTGTTTGAAAGCAAAGAGCGCTTCGTTTATCTCAAATATATCGTAGTTCTCATGTTCAATGAAATATTGGATGATCATGTCAAAGTAACAGCTTTTTGAAAGAGCGAATCCTGCTCTTGCAAGAAAATCACGCGTTTCGTCCAGATTGAGCTTCAGCGCAACAGCAAATGCCACCGCAGTCTGTTTTGAAGGTTTGTAATAGATATCGTTCCTTATCTTTGAAAAGAGCTTTCTGTCAATATTTGCTTTTTTGTATGTTTCTGAGTCCTTCATGCCCTTTTCGTCAATGAGGCGCAGCAGCATCTGTGAAAAAGTCTCATCCAGGTTTTTGACGACATCATCAAGGCTTCTTTCACGCCTGCGGGCGGCATTTGCGGAATCACGGGCAAAATTTTCCCTTATCCTCTCCCTTGTGAAGTCGGATGCCCGCTCTTCTATGTAATTGTCGTCAATGTATTGTTTGATCGATGAAAAAAGCTTTTCTGACAGCATGAAGGATGCGCTGTCGTAGACGACCAGATAGACCGTCATGTCGTTTTTCAGGAGGAATTCGCCTATTGCAGAGATCGCGGCCGACAAGGCCTTGTCTCTGGGATACCCGAAAGTGCCGGAAGAGATCAGGGGAAAGGCAACGCTTTCAAGCTTGTGCTTCTTTGCCAGTTCAAGGGAATTTCTGTAACAGTCCGAAAGCACTTTTTCTTCCCCGCTTGATCCGTCATGCCAGACAGGGCCGACTGTGTGGATCACATATTTTGCGGGCAGCCTGTATCCCTTGGTTATCTTAGCTTCCCCAACCTTGCAGCCGCCAAGAGCCCTGCATTCAGCAAGCAGCTCCGGCCCGGCCGCTTTGTGGATGGCCCCGTCGGTCCCGCCCCCACCCAGCAGGGAAGGATCTGCCGCATTGACGATGGCGTCAGCATGTACTTTTGTGATGTCATTCCTGATTATTTCAAGCGGCATTCGGGCATAACCACCTTTACTGTACATACGCCGCGTCAAATTGAACACCTAGACCGTTTAATTCTGAACACCCTCACCGCATCAACTGGACATTTTTCAAATGCCCTGAAGCACTTTCCGTCTATTTATAAAAATTACTCAACAGTTTTTTCCTTAAATAGATAATTTATTACATTCTAACTGTGAAATGTTCTATGATACCGTGTCTCAAAATATACAACGTAGAAGGATATTTATCCTTATAGGTTGGATTATTCATATTTTCAAAAACAACTTTTTGGTCATCATCCAACGTCATGCAATAATTATTGATTTTGATTATATGGTCGCTCTTTTTTATACCTAATCTATGTGCACGACTCATTGGAGTAATATCATTTACGTAATATCCCACATAACCATTAACAATACCTGGCTCTTTCATTAAATTTAAACCGAACTCATTGAAATTACGAGGCGTAGGCTCAACATAATCCACCTGTACTGATTTTGAAAGCCTGACTGACGGTGCTGAAACAGTAATGTCGCAAGTGTTGGTATTTGAGTTAAACAAATAAGTATATTCGGTATATATTCTGCTCTGCTCTTGGTTTTGTTCATTATTTAAAAATGAGAAACAGACGGTGTTGTTGTAAACATTACTGCTATGAGGCATGTTTTTTTCTTGACAATATTTTTGAAGAGCAGTCAAAAAATTGCCTACTCCTATTTTCCCAACAGTGCGAGTCACATAGTGTTTCTCATTTTCTGCAAGCTTGTCTATATCCTCTTGTAATGACACTGGGTATTGAGTGTTTTCATTTTTGTTTTCAGTTTGATCATTATTAACTATTGCGTTAATTATCATAAAACCGAGAAAGGCACCAAGTGCAGTCCAAACCTCAGATGACCTCTGATAATTTTGTTGCGATGATTCCCCAGCATAGTAGACGTTGCCCTTCCCTCCTTTTTTATCATAAAGAGGATGCCCCGATGGCAGCATTGAGCCATTCGACATGTAGCCACCATGGCCAGGACTGTAATGATACTCATTTCCATTTTCATCATACAATGGGCCTTGCATTGCCGGAGCAGTTCCCGGTGGATAAATTACAGTTGAATACGCTGGACCCGCAAACGTAAAAATAATTGTAAATACTAGGAACAAAGACATATACTTCTTGCTCATATTTTTATCCCCCTTGTCAAAGTGATTTCTAAAAAGCACACACAGACTATACACTAATCATCGACCTCTACAATTATCTCGTGATATGGGTCTTTTTGTATTTTCTTCTCAACCTTGTTTCTATGCGGCATAACATTTCCTTTAATTAGAGATTCAATTGAACCTGTAGCTTTAAGAATTGTGTCCACACTTACATCTGGGATTTCACCGTTTTCGTTTGTGTAGCCTTCCAAATATTTCGCAGACGGATTTTCAATTCCCAATCTCTCGCAAATAAGCCAGCATACGCTTTCAGCCTCAAATTCCATGCTTTCCAACGAAAGATTAAATCGCCTGCGGTCTTTCCACCATTTGCTATTTGGTGTACCAATATGACCGCAGTATAAATGTCCGAGTTCATGGAGCATCGTAGCGAATCTAGTCGTGGGCTTATGTTGAGAATTTACAACCATTTCGTATCTTGCTTTAGACCTATACTCGGTATTTTTATATTTTCTTGTTAGCTTTTTGCCGGATACTGAGCTGATTTGACCTGCCCTTCCCGTGCCATATTTTGCTTCACAATAAATTATTCTATCGTTCTTCATGTTTTCTATAGTAGTGTGATACATCTTTTCTGACACTTCGCCAACGACACCAAAGGGATCCAAAATTTCTTTAGGAATAGGATTCGGTCCATATGTATCGCCAAGCTCAAAAACAAAACCAACAGGTCCGAACATTTGCAGAATCACTAGCGGCATAGCACCCGGATTAATTTTACGGTTGTATAATTTTTCCCATTCAGAGGCTGAAGCTACAAACTCACTTCCTGGTCTTTGGATACGGACGAGCATTGCATTATACGGAGCTATCTTTGGGAATTTTTTAATGAAGTTAAGCAATTTCATGTAATCTTTGCTTTTTCGGAACGAACCTACCTCAGCATATAATTTATCAAGTTCAGGCACATACTTCTTCGGTTTTTGTTCTTCAGAATCGAATAGAAATGACTGATATGATTGTCCTGACAACTTAAGCGCCTGCTTTCATTGTTTAAAGTTGATATGAATGATTATTTGCTTATCAGCACAAAAATCACAAACATAAAAACAAAGCTCTTCGGACCCTGTGGGGGCTATCCTAAATTTTGTGTAAAGTCCTAGCAGGTGCAAAATGAGGTGTCTGAAATAATGGTCCGGTCATGCTTACAGTGACCTTTATGCAATTCTGGGGATTTTAGCTTGCAACCAGCACTGAGCAATCTCTCTTTCAGCCTAGCCAAGCTATACTGATTACTCATACAGATACCTTTCTGTCAATTGTGTAGGTCTGACCCCAATGGCATTTTCTGCCGTTGGCAGAGGAAGCAGCTCTTTTAGATCCTCTTTGTGAAGTTCTGCTATGCTCCGGTCATAACGATAGTGTTCACGGTCATGGTCCTCTTCCGACTTCTTGAGCAGATAGCGGTTGTATGTTTCAAGATCCTTCACTTCCGGTATTGGGACAAGCATATTGCGCCTGTGATAACCTACTTTGTTCTCAACGTTTCCTTTTTCGTTTCCCGCATCCGGATTACAGAAAACAGCAGTAAAGCCGTAATGTCCTTTAAAACGCAGAAATTTGTCCGTTAGGTCTCTGTGTCCTTCTTTAAGCACCTTTGTCACTATGGTCGAGGTGTTGTCAAACCAGAGCCTGTGGGGCACACCTCCCATACGTTTGAATATTGCAGCAAGTCCTTCCAGGAGGCATTCCATGTTTTCCCCTTTGAAAAGCTGTATGTATCCGGCGTTACTCGAGGGGAAAGAGAGATTCAGATATTTACCTGAATATAACCTGCCGTTTTCGTAGAAGTCCGCTGAACCGAAGTCCACCTGGGCCTCTCCGGCTTTATGTTCCAGCGGCAGTGCCGATTTCCCTGAACGGTACATTGTTTCTTTTTTAGCCTTAACGTACTTGGCCGTCGTTCGGTATGAACAGTCAAAACCTGTCGCTTCCTGCTTCAGCCTGTCGAATACGCGCTGTGCCGTGTGTCTTTGTTTTTTCTTTGCCTTCCTGTCATTTTCGAGCCAGCCATCTATTATTCCTTTGTAAGGATCGAGCTTTGGCTGTTCAGTTTTAATTACCGGCTTCAACTGAGGTTGATTGAAGTCATCCTTGGTGATGTATTTCCTTATCGTTTTACGGTCTATAGACTGTTTTCTCGATATTTCGCTTATAGAGATTCCTTCCTCAAAAAAAGCTTTTCTGATATCATCGATTTTGGTCATTGTCAGCATCCTCCGTTCCTCCCTCTTAGAGCTTGGTCGCACTAAAAGGGTATTTGGTTTCGGTCGTGCTTTCAATGGCCGTTTTGCAATTCTGGGGATTTCCAGCTTGCAAAACTGGGGATTTTCATTTTGCAATTCTGGGGATTTTTAGCTTACAAGAAACATTATCCACATTTTGTCAATTGTGTAGGTCTGCCCCCTCTGTGTTTTACAGCGACCTGGACACTGAGAGCAGTGTGTTCAAATACGCGCTTATTCATGTGGGTGCTTGTAAAATCGAGATGAGCTAATTCATTTCTATTTCAAAGGAAATGAATATTTACCGCATTTACACATTAAAGCAATAGGTTTCTCTCCTGAATAATTTACCGATATTATATTTTTGCAATGAGGACACTCAAAAGATTTGCAAAGTTTCTCCATTGCATTTACTGCTGACAGTAAATCATCTTTTGATATTTCATATTGTGGATTGTAGTGAAGAAGACAATTAATTACCCCGTTATTTTGATTTACTGCTGTAATTTCTTTTCTTAAGGAATCAGAAAGACACTTGAGTTGTTCTGTCGCATCTGTATTTTTAAACAAATCAGCTTGCCCTTGCGCATTTTTTATCAAATCCTGAAATTCTTTATAGGCTGCGTTCATATACTGTCCGTAAACCCATTTGTGCAAACTGTTATAGCGAATACGTGCCTTCAATTTATCACATAAGTTTTCAAAGAAACATTCCATTTCTCTCCTAAAAAAAGCGGATGCTTCGTGAATCTCGTTTTGTGCTTTCATCCGAGTCATGTCCCATATATTTTTACCCGTCTGCACTATAGGGCCCTCTTTAATATTCCAATTTAAAAAATGTATTTTGTTTTCAGAAGGAACTATACCTTCTATTACTAAATTATTTGCCCATACAGTATCATGTGTAGTAATGATGAATTGGCGTTCTGAAAAATACTTACTCATTAGTTTACAGAATTTCCTTCTATGCTCAATGTCTACTGACATTACAACATCGTCTAATACTACTAAACCAGATTCTGATGTTGTTAGTTTTTCCATTAATGCAAAAAACAAACTTATCCCCATACTATCCTGATGTCCTTCACTATGAAACGCCATTGGAGGGAATTGTCCCTGTCCAAAGAAATCAACACTTAAATTTACACCCGCACCATCATTATTCAATTCAGCTGAGAAATCAATTTCATCGTCACTGTGCATTTCTCTATAAAATTCAGTAAATCGATCCCTAATTGAAACAAATAATTCGTTAAGCACTTTTGCTTGAGCAGAGTCATACGTTGCAAGTAATAATGTTGCTTTCTCTTTTTGCAAACTAATTAAGGGTATCTTTTCATTGAGATTTTTAATCTGGAGAAATAGTCCATTAGTTGTGTTAAGAACTTGCCATGCATCACTTTTTTCCTTGCTTTTATCATCTATTTGTGGACCCAAAATTGAAATCAGTTTTTGGATTTGATACAAAAGCATTTCTGTGTTTTGATTTATTATTTCTTGAACAACTTCATTTATTAGTCTAAAATTCTCATATTTTCCGCTGTCATCGAAAAGAGCCTTAGAAACCATGCTAATTTCATTTTCTAGTTCTTTGACACAATCATTGTCATACTTTTTTATTTGTTGTAGGGAAGATTCCATTTTTGATTTATAAGTTAAAATCTCTCTTAATAGTTCGTCAATTGATTTTTGGTATTCATCATAGATTTCAGATAGATGTTCATTATTTTCTTTGCGATCTTCTAATATACTACGTAATT
The sequence above is a segment of the Synergistaceae bacterium DZ-S4 genome. Coding sequences within it:
- a CDS encoding macro domain-containing protein, whose amino-acid sequence is MPLEIIRNDITKVHADAIVNAADPSLLGGGGTDGAIHKAAGPELLAECRALGGCKVGEAKITKGYRLPAKYVIHTVGPVWHDGSSGEEKVLSDCYRNSLELAKKHKLESVAFPLISSGTFGYPRDKALSAAISAIGEFLLKNDMTVYLVVYDSASFMLSEKLFSSIKQYIDDNYIEERASDFTRERIRENFARDSANAARRRERSLDDVVKNLDETFSQMLLRLIDEKGMKDSETYKKANIDRKLFSKIRNDIYYKPSKQTAVAFAVALKLNLDETRDFLARAGFALSKSCYFDMIIQYFIEHENYDIFEINEALFAFKQNLIGA
- a CDS encoding PDZ domain-containing protein, translating into MSKKYMSLFLVFTIIFTFAGPAYSTVIYPPGTAPAMQGPLYDENGNEYHYSPGHGGYMSNGSMLPSGHPLYDKKGGKGNVYYAGESSQQNYQRSSEVWTALGAFLGFMIINAIVNNDQTENKNENTQYPVSLQEDIDKLAENEKHYVTRTVGKIGVGNFLTALQKYCQEKNMPHSSNVYNNTVCFSFLNNEQNQEQSRIYTEYTYLFNSNTNTCDITVSAPSVRLSKSVQVDYVEPTPRNFNEFGLNLMKEPGIVNGYVGYYVNDITPMSRAHRLGIKKSDHIIKINNYCMTLDDDQKVVFENMNNPTYKDKYPSTLYILRHGIIEHFTVRM
- a CDS encoding ImmA/IrrE family metallo-endopeptidase, producing MSGQSYQSFLFDSEEQKPKKYVPELDKLYAEVGSFRKSKDYMKLLNFIKKFPKIAPYNAMLVRIQRPGSEFVASASEWEKLYNRKINPGAMPLVILQMFGPVGFVFELGDTYGPNPIPKEILDPFGVVGEVSEKMYHTTIENMKNDRIIYCEAKYGTGRAGQISSVSGKKLTRKYKNTEYRSKARYEMVVNSQHKPTTRFATMLHELGHLYCGHIGTPNSKWWKDRRRFNLSLESMEFEAESVCWLICERLGIENPSAKYLEGYTNENGEIPDVSVDTILKATGSIESLIKGNVMPHRNKVEKKIQKDPYHEIIVEVDD
- the istA gene encoding IS21 family transposase; this encodes MTKIDDIRKAFFEEGISISEISRKQSIDRKTIRKYITKDDFNQPQLKPVIKTEQPKLDPYKGIIDGWLENDRKAKKKQRHTAQRVFDRLKQEATGFDCSYRTTAKYVKAKKETMYRSGKSALPLEHKAGEAQVDFGSADFYENGRLYSGKYLNLSFPSSNAGYIQLFKGENMECLLEGLAAIFKRMGGVPHRLWFDNTSTIVTKVLKEGHRDLTDKFLRFKGHYGFTAVFCNPDAGNEKGNVENKVGYHRRNMLVPIPEVKDLETYNRYLLKKSEEDHDREHYRYDRSIAELHKEDLKELLPLPTAENAIGVRPTQLTERYLYE
- a CDS encoding AAA family ATPase, whose protein sequence is MKLINLHILKFRGIVDLNLNLNGKNAVIFGPNGVGKSAVVDAIDFLLLGKVSRLAGEGTGEVSTAKHAPHIGMSAEESKVTAKLESKTGEIFTVERSVANSDIIIINPNNSDSNFQEMVAYAQRGAHCLARRELLKFILTTPATRSQQIQILLNISDTKTIRDALTKLKKTTAKNLEETEQSLELCYKELQKNVGAKLDEQLLHHINYLRSILGGGPLTSLGESSFLEGLSYADTKENLEMTACFQNILDLQKYIPTMSDVLKEKLSHLHNIVTKIDYEDASINNFNYISLLKSGLAMLDGSGRCPLCQHQWASEAELRSILEDRKENNEHLSEIYDEYQKSIDELLREILTYKSKMESSLQQIKKYDNDCVKELENEISMVSKALFDDSGKYENFRLINEVVQEIINQNTEMLLYQIQKLISILGPQIDDKSKEKSDAWQVLNTTNGLFLQIKNLNEKIPLISLQKEKATLLLATYDSAQAKVLNELFVSIRDRFTEFYREMHSDDEIDFSAELNNDGAGVNLSVDFFGQGQFPPMAFHSEGHQDSMGISLFFALMEKLTTSESGLVVLDDVVMSVDIEHRRKFCKLMSKYFSERQFIITTHDTVWANNLVIEGIVPSENKIHFLNWNIKEGPIVQTGKNIWDMTRMKAQNEIHEASAFFRREMECFFENLCDKLKARIRYNSLHKWVYGQYMNAAYKEFQDLIKNAQGQADLFKNTDATEQLKCLSDSLRKEITAVNQNNGVINCLLHYNPQYEISKDDLLSAVNAMEKLCKSFECPHCKNIISVNYSGEKPIALMCKCGKYSFPLK